A stretch of Thermococcus bergensis DNA encodes these proteins:
- the surE gene encoding 5'/3'-nucleotidase SurE — MPKILVTNDDGIYSNGIRAAVKALSNLGEVYVVAPLFQRSASGRAMTLHRPIRAKLVDVPGAKIAYGVDGTPTDSVIFAIARFGDFDLAVSGINLGENLSTEITVSGTASAAIEAATHGIPSIAVSLEVAWGKTLGEGEGTDFSVASYFLKRTAHALLGRGLPDGVDMLNVNVPSDATPETEITITRLARKRYCPTVEERIDPRGYSYYWIVGRKTETFEPGTDAYALKVERKVSVTPINIDMTASVDFEELRRILLGKT; from the coding sequence ATGCCAAAGATACTCGTAACAAACGACGACGGGATATATTCAAATGGAATCCGGGCGGCTGTGAAGGCCCTCTCTAACCTTGGGGAGGTCTATGTGGTTGCCCCACTCTTCCAGAGGAGCGCCAGCGGTAGGGCAATGACCCTCCACAGACCTATAAGGGCAAAGCTCGTAGACGTCCCGGGTGCGAAGATTGCCTATGGGGTAGACGGCACTCCAACTGACAGCGTTATCTTTGCCATAGCGAGGTTTGGGGACTTTGATCTAGCGGTTAGTGGCATAAACCTCGGCGAGAACCTCAGCACGGAGATAACCGTTTCTGGGACTGCTTCAGCCGCCATTGAGGCTGCAACTCATGGAATCCCAAGCATAGCCGTAAGCCTTGAGGTGGCATGGGGAAAGACACTTGGAGAGGGGGAAGGGACAGACTTCTCAGTCGCGTCGTACTTCCTTAAAAGGACAGCCCACGCCCTCCTTGGGAGGGGCCTTCCAGATGGTGTCGACATGCTCAACGTAAACGTCCCGAGCGATGCAACCCCGGAGACGGAAATAACGATAACACGCCTCGCAAGGAAGAGATACTGTCCTACTGTGGAGGAAAGGATAGACCCGAGGGGATACTCCTACTACTGGATAGTCGGGAGGAAGACCGAGACATTTGAGCCGGGAACGGACGCCTACGCACTCAAGGTCGAGAGAAAGGTAAGCGTTACGCCCATAAACATTGACATGACTGCCAGTGTGGATTTTGAAGAGCTCCGGAGAATTCTCCTTGGAAAGACCTGA
- a CDS encoding 2-oxoglutarate ferredoxin oxidoreductase subunit delta — MANVEVKKDNYLAVGRTEAVEISVDTFLCKGCGICVELCPRKVFEWSQELSEKGVHYPIPVHADKCVKCKLCELLCPDFAIAVKW; from the coding sequence ATGGCAAATGTCGAAGTTAAAAAAGATAACTATCTGGCCGTTGGAAGAACCGAAGCCGTAGAGATAAGTGTTGACACTTTCCTCTGCAAGGGATGTGGCATTTGTGTTGAACTGTGCCCAAGGAAGGTTTTCGAGTGGAGTCAGGAACTTAGTGAAAAAGGTGTCCACTATCCGATTCCAGTACATGCCGACAAGTGCGTAAAGTGCAAGCTTTGTGAGCTTCTCTGCCCGGACTTCGCAATAGCTGTTAAGTGGTGA
- a CDS encoding 2-oxoacid:acceptor oxidoreductase subunit alpha — MIIRGDEPDQIGLLKKLYPKGNYFMQGDEAIAYGALFAGCRFYAGYPITPASEIAETMARELPKLRGYYIQMEDEIGSIAAVVGASWTGLKSMTATSGPGFSLMQENLGYAVFTETPLVLVDVQRSGPSTGQATKGAQGDFFQARWGTHGDHPIIAISPTSVEDSFWETIRAFNLSEKLRIPVILLADGIIGHTREQIRIPDPEEVEITYRKLPANEEEARYPFGDIHGDLIPPMPLFGNGYFTHVTGSTHKENGLRDVYTPEVHDRLVRRLHKKIEVHEKEIQKWEEYYTDDAEILLVSWGVSARPSLGAVIEARKKGIRAGLIVPKTVHPFPGKRIKELSKKAHTILVPEMNLGQMILEVQRFVREEVPVIGVNKIGGVPLTVEEILKEIESSAERSRHRSAD, encoded by the coding sequence ATGATAATCCGGGGGGACGAGCCCGACCAGATAGGGCTCCTAAAAAAGCTTTACCCAAAGGGAAACTACTTCATGCAGGGTGACGAAGCTATAGCGTATGGGGCTCTTTTTGCCGGGTGCAGGTTTTATGCTGGCTATCCAATAACGCCCGCAAGCGAAATTGCCGAAACAATGGCGAGAGAGCTTCCGAAGCTTAGGGGATACTACATCCAGATGGAAGATGAGATAGGGAGCATAGCCGCTGTTGTTGGAGCATCCTGGACGGGACTTAAGAGCATGACCGCAACTTCTGGCCCGGGATTTAGCTTAATGCAGGAAAACCTTGGTTATGCAGTATTTACGGAGACCCCCTTGGTTTTAGTTGACGTTCAAAGGAGCGGCCCTTCGACAGGTCAGGCAACAAAAGGTGCACAGGGAGATTTCTTCCAGGCAAGATGGGGGACTCATGGAGACCATCCAATAATTGCTATTTCTCCAACGAGCGTGGAGGACAGCTTCTGGGAAACAATAAGGGCGTTTAATCTGAGTGAGAAATTAAGAATACCCGTGATTCTCCTTGCCGATGGGATAATAGGGCACACGAGAGAGCAGATAAGAATTCCCGACCCAGAAGAAGTTGAGATAACCTATAGAAAGCTTCCTGCTAATGAAGAGGAGGCAAGGTATCCATTTGGCGACATTCATGGGGACTTAATCCCTCCAATGCCGCTTTTTGGCAACGGCTACTTCACCCACGTTACGGGCTCTACGCATAAGGAAAACGGCCTAAGGGATGTTTACACGCCCGAGGTCCACGATCGCCTGGTTAGAAGGCTCCACAAGAAGATAGAAGTTCACGAGAAGGAAATCCAAAAGTGGGAAGAATACTACACCGACGATGCAGAGATTCTGCTCGTGAGCTGGGGCGTAAGCGCGAGGCCATCGCTTGGAGCGGTAATAGAGGCGAGAAAGAAGGGAATAAGAGCTGGACTCATTGTCCCGAAGACCGTTCACCCGTTCCCGGGAAAGAGAATTAAGGAGCTCTCTAAGAAAGCTCACACGATTCTTGTGCCCGAGATGAACCTTGGGCAGATGATACTTGAGGTGCAGCGCTTTGTAAGGGAAGAAGTTCCAGTTATTGGCGTGAACAAAATAGGGGGAGTTCCGCTAACAGTAGAAGAAATTTTAAAGGAAATAGAAAGCTCAGCCGAGCGTTCTCGTCACCGTTCGGCGGATTAG
- a CDS encoding 2-oxoacid:ferredoxin oxidoreductase subunit beta: MSKPIHTKYEMIKYLRKEALPTALCPGCGGGTVLNAFANAVDQLKIDPRDLVVVSGIGCSAWIASPYFLADTLHTTHGRAIAFATGVKVGLPDKKVVVISGDGDLAGIGGNHLLHAARRNIDITVILVNNFIYGMTGGQVAPTTPFGAITTTTPYRNIEHPLKIAETVASAGASYVARWTTFHVYQLIESIKKALATKGFSLVEVVSQCPVQFGRRNKMKTPAEMLRWFSRNAVPISKAKSMSPEELEGKIIIGEFVSKEKPEFTEELNRLIDEVAQYYGLGGEDAD, from the coding sequence ATGTCAAAACCAATTCACACGAAGTATGAGATGATTAAGTACCTCCGAAAGGAGGCTCTCCCTACTGCCCTGTGTCCCGGATGTGGTGGTGGGACTGTATTGAACGCCTTTGCGAATGCAGTGGATCAGTTAAAAATTGACCCCCGTGACTTAGTTGTCGTGAGCGGAATAGGGTGCTCGGCATGGATAGCTTCGCCGTACTTTCTTGCTGACACATTACACACAACACACGGAAGAGCAATAGCATTTGCAACGGGTGTTAAGGTGGGTTTGCCGGACAAAAAGGTTGTTGTTATAAGCGGTGACGGGGACTTAGCGGGAATTGGAGGGAATCATCTCCTCCATGCAGCGAGGAGAAACATTGACATAACTGTGATTCTGGTCAATAACTTTATATATGGGATGACCGGCGGCCAGGTGGCACCAACGACTCCCTTCGGGGCAATTACCACCACAACGCCTTATAGGAACATTGAGCACCCGCTGAAAATAGCCGAGACTGTAGCTTCTGCTGGTGCATCGTATGTGGCGAGGTGGACTACTTTTCACGTTTATCAGCTGATAGAGAGCATAAAGAAAGCGTTAGCTACTAAGGGATTCTCGCTTGTTGAGGTAGTTTCCCAGTGTCCCGTGCAGTTTGGAAGGAGGAACAAGATGAAGACTCCAGCAGAGATGCTTCGCTGGTTTTCAAGGAATGCTGTCCCAATAAGCAAGGCAAAGAGTATGTCCCCTGAAGAGCTTGAGGGCAAAATTATCATCGGGGAATTTGTGAGTAAAGAAAAGCCTGAGTTTACAGAGGAGCTTAACAGGCTTATCGATGAGGTTGCTCAATACTACGGGCTGGGTGGTGAAGATGCAGATTAG
- a CDS encoding 2-oxoacid:ferredoxin oxidoreductase subunit gamma, which yields MQIRIAGIGGQGVILAGIILGEAAAIEGLNVVQTQDYGSQSRGGHSIADLIISKEPIYDLMVTKADVLVALAQLGYDSTKDSLRKDGILIIDTDLVKPDREYVGAPFTRLAEEKTGLALTVNMVALGYLVAKTNVVKKESVEMAIKRRAPKGTEEINLKAFRIGYEEGLK from the coding sequence ATGCAGATTAGGATTGCGGGTATTGGAGGACAGGGGGTCATTCTCGCGGGGATAATCCTTGGAGAAGCAGCTGCTATAGAAGGGCTCAACGTTGTTCAGACTCAAGATTATGGCTCTCAGAGCAGAGGAGGACATTCTATAGCTGACCTCATAATCTCAAAGGAACCAATCTACGATTTAATGGTCACAAAGGCTGATGTTCTTGTTGCTCTCGCCCAGCTTGGCTATGACTCCACAAAGGACTCTCTTCGCAAGGATGGGATTTTGATAATTGACACCGACCTTGTGAAGCCTGATAGGGAGTATGTAGGCGCACCTTTCACAAGACTTGCTGAGGAAAAAACTGGCTTGGCTTTAACTGTTAACATGGTTGCGCTTGGTTATCTGGTTGCGAAAACAAATGTCGTAAAGAAAGAAAGTGTTGAAATGGCCATAAAGAGAAGAGCCCCCAAGGGGACGGAGGAAATAAACCTAAAGGCTTTTAGAATAGGTTATGAGGAGGGATTGAAATGA
- a CDS encoding 2-oxoacid:acceptor oxidoreductase subunit alpha, translating to MRYPFPVGDADFIQGDEAIARAAILAGCRFYAGYPITPASEIFEAMSLYMPLVDGVSIQMEDEIASIAAVIGASWAGAKAMTATSGPGFSLMMENLGYAIMTETPLVLVNVQRSGPSTGQPTLAAQGDVMQAIWGTHGDHSLIVLTPATVQEAFDMTIRAFNLAEKYRTPVILLTDAEVGHMRERVYAPHPDELELVYRKLPANEEEAKYPFGDIHGDLVPPMPIFGKGYRTYVTGLTHDERGRPRTVDAEIHERLVKRIVGKIENNKKDIIDYETYGLEDADIAIVSFGIVARSAMRAVKELRKEGINAGLLKLNVLWPFDFELIEKIAENVDRIYVAEMNLGQLYHMVKEGANGKAKVELISRIGGEVHTPGEIVERIKRDLR from the coding sequence ATGAGATATCCATTTCCTGTAGGTGATGCAGATTTTATTCAAGGCGATGAAGCCATAGCAAGGGCTGCCATCTTAGCCGGGTGCAGGTTTTATGCCGGCTACCCAATAACGCCCGCAAGCGAAATTTTTGAAGCAATGTCCCTTTACATGCCCCTTGTTGATGGGGTAAGCATTCAGATGGAGGACGAGATAGCTAGCATTGCCGCCGTGATAGGTGCCTCTTGGGCCGGTGCCAAGGCAATGACGGCAACTTCTGGCCCGGGCTTCAGCTTGATGATGGAGAACCTTGGTTATGCAATAATGACCGAAACCCCCTTAGTTTTGGTAAACGTCCAGAGAAGCGGCCCATCAACGGGCCAACCTACTTTGGCGGCTCAGGGAGATGTAATGCAGGCCATTTGGGGTACACACGGCGACCACAGCTTAATAGTCTTAACACCAGCTACAGTTCAAGAGGCCTTCGACATGACGATAAGGGCATTCAACCTTGCAGAAAAATACAGGACTCCCGTTATATTGCTGACGGATGCAGAAGTGGGACACATGAGGGAAAGAGTCTACGCTCCACATCCAGATGAGCTTGAGCTAGTTTACAGAAAGCTCCCCGCTAATGAGGAGGAGGCAAAGTATCCATTTGGCGACATTCATGGGGACTTAGTTCCCCCAATGCCAATCTTCGGGAAGGGGTATAGGACGTATGTTACGGGATTGACGCATGACGAAAGAGGAAGGCCGAGAACAGTTGATGCAGAGATCCATGAAAGGCTCGTAAAGCGCATAGTTGGTAAGATAGAGAACAATAAGAAGGACATCATTGATTATGAAACCTACGGGCTGGAGGATGCCGATATTGCAATTGTGAGCTTTGGAATTGTTGCGAGGTCCGCTATGAGGGCTGTTAAGGAGCTCCGCAAGGAGGGCATAAACGCTGGATTACTCAAGCTCAACGTGCTCTGGCCATTCGACTTTGAGCTCATAGAGAAGATTGCTGAGAACGTAGACAGGATTTACGTGGCTGAAATGAACCTTGGTCAGCTTTATCATATGGTCAAAGAAGGGGCCAATGGAAAGGCGAAGGTTGAGCTCATAAGCAGGATAGGTGGCGAAGTTCACACTCCCGGAGAGATAGTGGAGAGAATTAAGAGGGATTTGAGGTGA
- a CDS encoding 2-oxoacid:ferredoxin oxidoreductase subunit beta, which translates to MYLKPSYEIRDKYLRKDMLPTIFCPGCGIGAVLQYTLRAIDDLGLNQDEIVWVSGIGCSSRVPGYVNFDGLHTTHGRALAFATGIKMANPDLKVIAFMGDGDAAAIGGNHLIHAIRRNLDVTVILVNNFTYGMTGGQVAPTTPKGLRGTTAPYGSFENPFDIAELAVAAGANYVARWSVFNYLQGINSIKKALQKRGFTLVEFLSPCPISFGRRNKLKTAPELIKWYQKITVPISKAKDMPPEELEGKVVIGEFVDRDRPSLVEEYEAYKRRAKKIMGWEE; encoded by the coding sequence ATGTATCTAAAGCCCAGCTATGAGATTAGGGACAAATACCTTAGAAAAGACATGCTTCCCACGATATTCTGCCCCGGATGTGGTATTGGGGCTGTTTTGCAGTACACCCTTAGGGCCATTGATGATCTCGGCCTAAACCAGGACGAAATAGTGTGGGTAAGCGGTATAGGCTGTTCCTCCAGAGTTCCCGGCTATGTGAACTTTGATGGTCTCCACACGACCCATGGAAGGGCATTGGCTTTTGCTACCGGCATTAAAATGGCAAATCCAGACCTCAAAGTAATAGCTTTTATGGGCGATGGTGATGCCGCAGCCATAGGTGGAAATCACTTGATTCACGCCATAAGAAGGAACCTAGATGTTACCGTTATTCTCGTCAACAACTTTACCTACGGAATGACGGGAGGGCAGGTGGCACCAACGACTCCAAAGGGTCTTAGGGGAACAACCGCCCCATACGGGAGCTTTGAGAATCCATTCGACATTGCTGAGCTGGCGGTTGCTGCGGGAGCGAACTACGTTGCAAGATGGAGCGTTTTCAACTACCTTCAAGGCATAAACAGCATAAAGAAGGCCCTGCAGAAGAGGGGCTTCACCTTGGTGGAGTTCCTATCTCCATGTCCAATAAGCTTTGGAAGAAGAAATAAGCTCAAAACAGCCCCGGAGCTCATAAAGTGGTATCAGAAGATAACTGTCCCCATAAGCAAAGCAAAGGACATGCCTCCTGAGGAGCTCGAGGGCAAAGTCGTCATCGGAGAATTCGTGGACAGGGACAGACCGAGCTTGGTAGAGGAATACGAAGCCTACAAGAGGAGAGCAAAGAAAATAATGGGGTGGGAAGAATGA
- a CDS encoding 2-oxoacid:ferredoxin oxidoreductase subunit gamma: MRKEVLIGGFGGQGVILASVILGRAAAVYEGLYAVQTQAYGPESRGGASRAEVVISDEPIDYPKALAPDYAVLLSQQAYEKYLPLVKKGGIVIVEKDLVPNRNEELEKNLKVFAIPLTEIAEETTGLSLTMNILTLGLLVKLTGIVSEDSIEKAVLDSVPKGTENINLRALKKGFELGEKVLKGEI; encoded by the coding sequence ATGAGGAAGGAAGTCCTTATAGGCGGCTTTGGTGGGCAGGGAGTTATACTGGCCAGCGTCATCCTTGGAAGAGCAGCGGCAGTCTATGAGGGTCTTTACGCAGTTCAAACCCAGGCTTATGGGCCGGAATCAAGAGGGGGAGCAAGCAGAGCTGAAGTTGTAATAAGTGACGAGCCAATAGACTATCCCAAAGCACTGGCTCCGGATTATGCAGTTTTGCTTTCCCAGCAGGCTTATGAGAAATACCTTCCTCTTGTAAAGAAAGGAGGCATCGTGATAGTCGAGAAGGACTTGGTTCCCAATAGAAATGAAGAGCTTGAGAAAAATCTCAAAGTTTTTGCAATTCCTTTAACAGAAATAGCCGAAGAAACGACAGGGCTTAGCCTAACAATGAACATTCTAACCCTCGGACTCTTAGTTAAGCTTACCGGTATTGTGAGCGAAGACTCCATAGAGAAAGCCGTTCTTGATTCAGTCCCTAAGGGAACCGAAAACATAAATCTAAGGGCCCTCAAAAAGGGCTTTGAACTCGGTGAAAAAGTCCTCAAGGGAGAGATTTGA
- the gltA gene encoding NADPH-dependent glutamate synthase, producing the protein MAGPKLIKERVPTPEVPVEERIKSFVEVNLGYDFVSAVKEAERCLQCNPAPCIQGCPVHINIPGFIKALRENAESPEEAVKNALRIIWDDNTLPAITGRVCPQEEQCEAPCVMGKAGEPINIGKLERFVADYARKHGIEKELLKEFTSTENGVKGKVAVVGSGPAGLTCAGELAKMGYKVTIFEALHKPGGVLVYGIPEFRLPKEILDREIAKLKELGVEIKLDHIVGKTVTLEELLEEYDAVFIGTGAGTPKLLNIPGILLDRIYTANEFLTRINLMKAYKFPEYDEPISIGKKTIVIGAGNTAMDAARSALRMGSEVTIAYRRGREDMTARIEEIKHAEEEGVKFEFFLNPVEFIGDENGKVKAVKFEKMRPLEERDAKGKRKIVGTGEYITLEADTVIIAIGLEPNKIISEEATGLKTNPDGTLVVDENLMTSIPGVFAGGDAIRGEATVILAMGDGKKAAKAIDEYIQKKRLPA; encoded by the coding sequence ATGGCTGGACCCAAACTTATCAAAGAGCGCGTTCCAACGCCAGAGGTTCCAGTTGAAGAAAGGATAAAGAGCTTTGTTGAAGTCAATTTGGGTTACGACTTTGTCTCCGCGGTTAAGGAAGCTGAGAGATGCCTGCAGTGCAACCCCGCGCCATGCATTCAAGGATGTCCCGTTCACATAAACATTCCGGGCTTCATAAAGGCCCTCCGCGAGAACGCTGAGAGCCCCGAAGAGGCCGTTAAAAACGCTCTCCGCATTATATGGGACGACAACACTTTACCTGCAATTACCGGTAGAGTATGCCCCCAAGAAGAGCAGTGTGAAGCCCCCTGTGTCATGGGCAAAGCGGGAGAGCCCATCAACATCGGTAAGCTCGAGAGGTTTGTTGCTGACTACGCGAGGAAGCACGGCATAGAAAAGGAGCTTCTCAAGGAGTTTACCTCCACAGAGAATGGAGTAAAAGGAAAGGTAGCAGTAGTAGGCTCAGGGCCAGCGGGCTTAACATGTGCTGGAGAATTGGCAAAGATGGGCTACAAAGTAACAATTTTTGAAGCTCTCCACAAGCCCGGAGGAGTTCTTGTTTATGGCATCCCAGAATTCAGGCTCCCGAAAGAAATTCTCGACAGAGAAATAGCCAAACTTAAGGAGCTTGGAGTGGAGATAAAGCTCGATCACATAGTAGGAAAAACGGTGACCCTCGAAGAGCTTCTTGAGGAGTACGATGCAGTCTTCATAGGAACCGGTGCCGGAACACCAAAGCTCCTCAACATCCCCGGCATACTCCTCGATAGAATTTATACCGCCAACGAGTTCCTGACCAGAATAAACCTCATGAAGGCCTACAAGTTCCCAGAATACGATGAGCCCATCTCCATAGGAAAGAAAACCATCGTGATTGGAGCCGGGAATACAGCTATGGATGCAGCTCGTTCCGCTCTCAGGATGGGAAGCGAAGTTACCATCGCCTACCGTAGAGGAAGAGAGGACATGACCGCCCGTATTGAAGAAATCAAGCACGCCGAGGAAGAGGGTGTTAAGTTTGAGTTCTTCCTCAATCCAGTGGAGTTCATCGGTGACGAGAACGGGAAGGTCAAGGCCGTTAAATTCGAGAAGATGAGACCTCTTGAGGAAAGAGATGCCAAAGGAAAGAGAAAGATAGTGGGGACCGGCGAATACATCACGCTTGAAGCTGATACAGTCATAATAGCTATCGGCCTTGAGCCCAACAAGATAATAAGCGAAGAAGCTACTGGCCTCAAGACCAACCCTGACGGCACCCTTGTGGTGGATGAAAACCTTATGACAAGCATTCCCGGAGTTTTTGCGGGCGGGGATGCCATAAGAGGAGAAGCAACCGTTATCCTGGCTATGGGAGACGGAAAGAAGGCCGCGAAGGCGATAGACGAATACATCCAGAAGAAGCGTCTTCCGGCTTAG
- a CDS encoding sulfide/dihydroorotate dehydrogenase-like FAD/NAD-binding protein yields the protein MGYKITKKENLSAIDFFMEVEAPHIAKSWKPGQFVVLIPDEKGERVPMSVYYAKDGKIGMFIRRHGVTTLKLWHEFHVGDEILSITGPLGKPIEVKHYGNVVFAADAVCAQAEAYATLKAMKEAGNYTIAIHSFENKANTYPEEYLAKPVADEFYITTEDGSVGRKGHYLDILKELIEQDKVDIVFAGGKLGSLKKLAELTRPYGIPTIVTVRQIMVDGTGMCGSCRVLYDGEIKFACRDGPMMDAHKIDWDDAIKRNARFAEQEKLAREIYLAKLREKGVI from the coding sequence GTGGGGTATAAGATAACAAAAAAAGAGAACCTGAGTGCAATTGACTTTTTTATGGAAGTTGAGGCCCCTCATATAGCAAAATCCTGGAAGCCCGGACAGTTCGTCGTTTTGATTCCAGATGAAAAAGGGGAAAGAGTTCCAATGTCCGTGTACTACGCAAAAGACGGCAAGATAGGGATGTTCATAAGAAGACACGGCGTCACAACCCTCAAGCTGTGGCACGAATTCCATGTTGGGGACGAAATTCTAAGCATAACTGGCCCTCTTGGAAAGCCAATTGAAGTTAAGCACTATGGAAACGTGGTTTTTGCAGCTGATGCGGTATGTGCTCAGGCAGAAGCTTATGCTACACTCAAGGCCATGAAGGAAGCGGGCAACTACACTATAGCCATCCACAGCTTTGAGAACAAGGCCAACACGTATCCGGAGGAGTACCTCGCAAAGCCAGTTGCCGATGAATTTTACATCACAACAGAAGACGGCAGTGTTGGGAGAAAAGGCCACTATCTGGACATTCTAAAGGAACTCATTGAGCAGGATAAAGTCGATATTGTTTTTGCTGGTGGAAAGCTCGGTTCGCTTAAGAAGCTCGCCGAACTAACCAGACCTTACGGAATTCCAACCATCGTTACGGTGAGACAGATAATGGTCGACGGGACAGGCATGTGCGGCTCTTGCAGGGTTCTCTACGATGGGGAGATAAAGTTCGCATGCAGGGACGGGCCAATGATGGACGCACACAAGATAGACTGGGACGACGCCATAAAGAGGAACGCCCGCTTTGCGGAGCAGGAAAAACTTGCGAGAGAAATATACCTTGCTAAATTGAGGGAGAAGGGGGTGATTTAA
- a CDS encoding DUF192 domain-containing protein — MLINKTKGKTWNGKVRVADTFFRRFKGLMLKPNIDYALVFILPAETRINASIHMFFMLQSIDVIFLNSSREVVDLKRARPWRVYVPRESAKYIIEAPLGVIDYLNAEIGDEIDWKVEEERKAAPSPAGALNKLGIKSSNSTISLAEPKPKLKESFEKS; from the coding sequence ATGTTGATAAACAAAACAAAGGGCAAGACCTGGAATGGAAAAGTTAGAGTTGCGGATACGTTCTTTAGGAGATTTAAGGGGTTAATGCTAAAACCTAACATAGACTATGCCCTCGTGTTTATCTTGCCAGCGGAGACAAGAATAAATGCCTCGATTCATATGTTCTTCATGCTCCAGAGCATAGATGTCATCTTCTTGAACTCTTCCCGGGAAGTTGTTGACTTAAAAAGGGCTCGCCCGTGGAGGGTTTACGTGCCGAGAGAAAGCGCTAAGTACATAATTGAGGCTCCTCTGGGGGTTATCGATTATTTAAACGCCGAAATCGGAGACGAGATTGACTGGAAAGTTGAGGAAGAAAGAAAAGCAGCTCCCTCGCCTGCAGGAGCACTAAACAAATTGGGCATAAAGAGCTCAAACAGCACAATAAGCCTTGCAGAGCCCAAACCAAAACTCAAGGAAAGTTTTGAGAAAAGCTAA
- the trm5b gene encoding tRNA (guanine(37)-N1)-methyltransferase Trm5b — MRGVKVPKKEAEKVRKQLLELNLLDINFKVKHQGDFVIFPVKDKIEGFEIVETTFEKAIRRPQSYREVVDIPEELFPLLPSSFDIIGDIAIIELPEELFPYGENIGKAILKVHKHIKAVFAKGSKVLGEYRVRELIHLAGEKRTETVHRENGIRLKLDVAKVYFSPRLATERMRVFEKTREGEVIFDMFAGVGPYSILLAKKAKIVFACDINPWAIRYLEENKKLNKVENVVPILGDVRKVAGQIEADRVIMNLPKFAHEFLREAIISVKRGGVIHYYGFSHEDNLFDEHIEMIERAAEELGKSVKVLEKRKVRPYAPYQFNIAIDFAVF, encoded by the coding sequence ATGAGAGGGGTAAAAGTTCCAAAAAAAGAAGCTGAAAAAGTAAGAAAACAACTCTTAGAGCTCAATCTGCTCGATATTAACTTTAAAGTCAAACATCAGGGGGATTTCGTGATATTTCCAGTGAAGGATAAAATAGAGGGCTTTGAAATAGTTGAAACAACATTTGAAAAAGCAATCAGGCGACCTCAAAGCTATCGGGAAGTTGTGGATATTCCAGAAGAACTTTTTCCTCTCTTGCCCTCGTCCTTTGACATAATAGGAGACATAGCTATAATAGAACTTCCTGAGGAGCTCTTCCCCTATGGGGAAAACATTGGAAAGGCAATACTGAAGGTACACAAACATATAAAGGCTGTTTTTGCAAAAGGAAGCAAGGTTCTTGGGGAGTACAGGGTGAGGGAACTCATACACCTTGCCGGTGAGAAGAGAACCGAGACAGTTCACAGAGAAAATGGGATAAGACTAAAACTGGACGTTGCGAAAGTGTACTTCTCCCCAAGGCTTGCAACAGAGAGAATGAGAGTCTTTGAGAAGACCAGAGAAGGAGAAGTCATTTTTGACATGTTTGCAGGCGTTGGGCCGTATTCAATCCTCCTCGCAAAGAAGGCAAAGATTGTTTTTGCGTGTGATATAAACCCATGGGCAATAAGATATTTAGAGGAGAACAAAAAGCTGAATAAAGTTGAAAACGTTGTTCCCATCCTTGGAGACGTGAGAAAGGTGGCAGGCCAGATAGAAGCCGACCGTGTGATAATGAACCTCCCCAAGTTTGCACACGAATTTCTAAGGGAAGCAATAATAAGCGTCAAAAGAGGCGGAGTTATCCACTATTATGGATTTTCACACGAAGATAACCTCTTTGACGAACACATAGAAATGATAGAGAGGGCTGCAGAAGAGCTTGGAAAAAGCGTGAAGGTTCTCGAAAAAAGGAAGGTAAGACCGTATGCTCCGTATCAGTTTAACATCGCGATTGATTTTGCCGTGTTTTGA